The Chryseobacterium oranimense genome contains the following window.
TGTTCCAGCACTTTTGGACCGGCAATCTGGCCGTCTTTCGTGATGTGGCCTACCAGGAAAACGGGTGTGTTAGTCTCCTTGGCAAATTTTATAATTTCATTGGAACATTCCCTGATTTGGGAAACGGTTCCCGGTGAACTTTCAATCAGCTGGGACTGAAGCGTCTGGATAGAGTCGATGATCATGAAATCCGGTTCCAGCTTTTTAGCTTCATGGAGAATTTTTTCCAATGAAGTTTCGGTAAAAAGAAAACAGTTGGGGTTCTGAACATCAGTAAGCCTGTCTGCCCTCATCTTGATCTGCGAGGCACTTTCTTCCCCGGAAACGTAGAAGATTTTTTTCTTCATCTTTAAGGCCAGCTGAAGCAGGAGGGTAGATTTTCCGATGCCGGGTTCCCCTCCGATCAGGGTTACGGAGCCCAGCACAATGCCGCCGCCCAGAACACGGTTCAGCTCTTCGGAAGGTGTTTTTATTCTGGGTTCTTCACTGGTTTCAACCTCAATAATGTTGATGACATGCTGTTTTGATTTTGAAAATGGAGGAGTTTTAGATGAGGTTTTCTCAACTACTTCTTCCACAAGGGTATTCCATTCCCCACAGTTTTTGCACTGTCCCATCCATTGGGAGTATTGGGTTCCGCAGTTTTGACAGAAATATGCTGTTTTCAGTTTTGCCATACTGCGAAGTTAAAAAAAATGAATGTCCTTTCAGAATTTTAATTAATTTTCAGACATGAAAAATGTTCTTCTGAAAAGCCTGGCTGTATTTATAGTGATGAGTTTTCTCAACACTCAGCTTGCCTATTGGAGCGGAGAATTTCTCAGG
Protein-coding sequences here:
- the radA gene encoding DNA repair protein RadA, with product MAKLKTAYFCQNCGTQYSQWMGQCKNCGEWNTLVEEVVEKTSSKTPPFSKSKQHVINIIEVETSEEPRIKTPSEELNRVLGGGIVLGSVTLIGGEPGIGKSTLLLQLALKMKKKIFYVSGEESASQIKMRADRLTDVQNPNCFLFTETSLEKILHEAKKLEPDFMIIDSIQTLQSQLIESSPGTVSQIRECSNEIIKFAKETNTPVFLVGHITKDGQIAGPKVLEHMVDVVLNFDGDRNHLFRLLRANKNRFGSTSEIGIYEMVSQGLKEIRNPSEILITKKFEELSGNSVAVTLEGNRPMLLEIQALVSTAVYGTPQRSSTGFDAKRLNMLLAVLEKRAGFQLGAKDVFLNITGGIKTDDPALDLAVVASILSSNEDIAISEHFCFAGEIGLSGEIRPIAQVEQRITEAEKLGYEKIFVSNLNKIPKRKFGIKIEEVSKIEDFHERIF